The Campylobacter concisus sequence AAGCGATATTAATAAAATTCACGTTGTGGCAGATTTTATAAGGAAAGATAACCAGTGGCAAGATAGTTATGGTGCTATGCCACAGGATATATCATGGCTTTGCGAGGTCTTTTATAAGATGTATCCAGCTAGCATAAACCTTTCTCAGATTTTAGAAATTTTGCCAGAAGATAAGCTCATGGTTTATAGCGCTTTTGTAAGGATTTTAACAAACTCGTCTGATGCAATGATCTTAAAAGATGAGCAAAAAAATATCGAGTATAGGCCCGGACATTCAAGACTTAGTCAAAATTTAATAAATTATGTCAGATATTTTTTAAATCATAAAAATAATGCCGATGTTGTTTTTGCTAATAAATTTAGCATCTCAAGGAAGCTTAACAATATCGATTATTACATACTTTTATTGCTTGATGGTAAAAATAGTTTAGAAGATGTCGCAGCAAAAACCTTAAAATTTATCAAAGAGAACAACGAAGATATATTTGACATAAATGGCAAAGTGCTTAAAAAAGATAAAGTCGCAGCAAACATAATGAGTTACGTGCTAGGCACAGCAAAAATAGCTAGTATGCTTTATCTACTAGAAGAAATTTAAGGTTTAAGTTTTACTTTGCTTATATAGCTGTGTGATTTTATCTTTTAGATTTAGTGTATTTTTTGAGAGAGCTATGAAAAATGGGCTTTTTAAATCAGCAAGCTCATAGCTCATCTCTTTGCTGCTATTAGCGTCAAATACTTTTCCGCCACAAAAATTTACGAGCGCATCTCCTGCAGCATTGTCCCAAAGATAGCTTGGGGCAAATCTCAAATAAGCTCCACCAAATTCAACCAAACGGCAAAATTTTATAGCTGAGCCGATGCACCTTTGCTCAAAATTTAGGCTCTGTCCTATGAATTCTATCTCTTTGGCGTCGCCTCTTCTGCTTGAAAAGATTAGATTGTCTAAATTTTTATCTTTTTTGTTTAAATCAACTCTGCTTATGATTTCATCATTGTCATCTAAAATTTCTTTAAAAGCGCCATTTTCATCAGCATAAAAAAGCTCTTTGCTAACCGGGATAAATATCACGCCAAGCACCGGTCTAGCTTTTTTTATAAGCGCTATGCAAACGCAAAATTCGCCGTTTCTAGCTAGAAATTCTTTAGTGCCATCAAGTGGATCTACGAGCCAAAACTCATCTTTGTCGCTTTCTTGTAAGATGCTCTCTTCAGAGCAAATTTTTATCCCGCTCTTGCTTAGCTCTTTTAGTATCACTTCATTTGCAGCTAGATCAGCGCTAGTTAGTGGTGAGCTGTCATCTTTTAGGCAGACTTTAAGAGCCGTATTATCTGCAGAGTGAAATTTCATTATTTGCGCTCCAGCATTAACGGCTGCTTTTTTAGCTAAATTTAAAAGCTCGCTCATTTTGGTGTTCTGTTTGTCTCTCCAACATAAAGCTGTCTTGGACGGACGATCTTTATAGTGTCTTGCTCTTTTAGCTCGATCCACTGGCTGATCCAGCCTGGCGTCCTA is a genomic window containing:
- a CDS encoding 3'(2'),5'-bisphosphate nucleotidase CysQ, whose amino-acid sequence is MSELLNLAKKAAVNAGAQIMKFHSADNTALKVCLKDDSSPLTSADLAANEVILKELSKSGIKICSEESILQESDKDEFWLVDPLDGTKEFLARNGEFCVCIALIKKARPVLGVIFIPVSKELFYADENGAFKEILDDNDEIISRVDLNKKDKNLDNLIFSSRRGDAKEIEFIGQSLNFEQRCIGSAIKFCRLVEFGGAYLRFAPSYLWDNAAGDALVNFCGGKVFDANSSKEMSYELADLKSPFFIALSKNTLNLKDKITQLYKQSKT